Proteins co-encoded in one Streptomyces sp. JH34 genomic window:
- a CDS encoding DUF5819 family protein, translating into MGATTMPDGWSGKAVAALMATALVLAGALLVHLALVFLSIAPANAASARHRETVDGYVQPAFGQDWKLFAPNPMQRNEAVGVRMRTRGEAGGYQVGEWVNLTAQDVETVRGNPAPSHLNQNMLRRAWDAYVANHSLKNDIPKGARGRLAADYLKRVVLQRTGPTWDGRPIVSIQVAGRFALVDPPAWSPEEPSDTTDYRLLRWWPVTQQDHRGL; encoded by the coding sequence ATGGGAGCAACGACGATGCCCGACGGGTGGTCCGGCAAAGCCGTGGCCGCGCTCATGGCGACGGCGCTGGTTCTGGCCGGCGCCCTTCTCGTCCACCTGGCGCTCGTCTTTCTGAGCATCGCGCCGGCCAATGCCGCAAGCGCCAGGCACCGCGAGACTGTCGACGGTTACGTACAACCCGCGTTCGGCCAGGACTGGAAGCTGTTCGCACCGAACCCGATGCAGCGCAACGAGGCTGTGGGGGTCCGGATGAGGACGCGCGGCGAGGCCGGCGGCTACCAGGTCGGCGAGTGGGTCAACCTCACCGCGCAGGATGTCGAGACGGTGCGGGGCAATCCGGCACCCAGCCACCTGAACCAGAACATGCTGCGCCGTGCCTGGGACGCGTACGTGGCCAACCACAGCCTCAAGAACGACATCCCCAAGGGCGCCCGCGGCAGGCTCGCCGCCGACTACCTCAAGCGCGTGGTCCTCCAGCGCACCGGCCCCACGTGGGACGGCCGGCCGATCGTCTCCATCCAGGTCGCCGGACGCTTCGCCCTGGTCGACCCGCCTGCGTGGAGCCCTGAAGAACCCTCCGACACCACGGACTACCGGCTGCTGCGCTGGTGGCCGGTAACGCAGCAGGATCACAGGGGGCTGTGA
- a CDS encoding HTTM domain-containing protein: protein MSSTIAVRATGLIARILPRITTVRAPYQAAVFRIGLGAVLLAFLLREWPHRHELYGNSSALSFDLAQILVREEGTFTVLMWSDGNLWFETVYLLTIGAALAVLLGWHTRGTSMVLMAGVLSVINRNTLVGDGGDNVVKIMVIYLVLTRCATVWSLDARRRARQRQRTETSPTGETAGLLGPALWAAALLPLAALSAFPTAGWLPVFWTAWAAQGIWYAATRWFPRHEARAVLDAAASMLHNTAMLVIAAQVCLIYATAGWYKIQGSRWQDGTALYYALHLDYFSPWPALSGFVAEQTLLVLALTYGTVIVQVAFPFTLTHRKIKNALLALMILEHLGIAVLLGIPFLSMAMIVCDMVFLPTPFLLALSALGVRLGARLRVFAPEALRAGRIAPAGRQAGRPVPPEPSAVPQPRPADSADEGAGSTAK, encoded by the coding sequence GTGAGTAGCACCATCGCGGTTCGTGCCACCGGGCTCATCGCGCGGATCCTGCCCAGGATCACCACCGTCAGGGCCCCGTACCAGGCGGCGGTCTTCAGGATCGGCCTCGGCGCCGTCCTGCTCGCCTTCCTCCTACGCGAATGGCCGCACCGCCACGAGCTGTACGGGAACAGCAGCGCGCTCTCCTTCGACCTCGCGCAGATCCTCGTCCGTGAGGAGGGCACGTTCACCGTCCTGATGTGGAGCGACGGGAACCTGTGGTTCGAGACCGTCTACCTCCTCACCATCGGTGCCGCCCTCGCCGTCCTGCTCGGCTGGCACACCAGAGGCACGTCCATGGTGCTCATGGCCGGCGTCCTGTCGGTGATCAACCGCAACACCCTGGTGGGCGACGGCGGCGACAACGTCGTCAAGATCATGGTCATCTACCTGGTCCTCACCCGTTGCGCCACGGTGTGGTCCCTCGACGCCCGGCGCAGAGCTCGCCAGAGGCAACGGACGGAAACTTCTCCGACGGGGGAGACCGCCGGTCTCCTGGGGCCGGCCCTGTGGGCCGCCGCCCTGCTGCCACTGGCCGCGCTCTCCGCCTTCCCCACCGCCGGCTGGCTGCCCGTCTTCTGGACCGCATGGGCCGCGCAGGGTATCTGGTACGCGGCCACGCGCTGGTTCCCCCGCCACGAGGCGAGAGCCGTTCTCGACGCGGCAGCCTCGATGCTCCACAACACTGCGATGCTGGTGATCGCCGCGCAGGTGTGCCTGATCTACGCGACCGCCGGCTGGTACAAGATCCAGGGCAGCCGGTGGCAGGACGGCACCGCCCTCTACTACGCCTTGCACCTGGACTACTTCAGCCCGTGGCCGGCGCTCTCGGGCTTCGTGGCGGAGCAGACCCTGCTCGTTCTGGCCCTCACCTACGGAACCGTGATCGTGCAGGTGGCCTTTCCGTTCACGCTCACACACCGGAAGATCAAGAACGCGCTCCTGGCCCTGATGATCCTGGAACACCTCGGCATCGCGGTCCTGCTCGGCATCCCCTTCCTGTCCATGGCCATGATCGTCTGCGACATGGTGTTCCTTCCCACCCCGTTCCTTCTCGCGTTGAGCGCGCTCGGCGTGCGTCTCGGGGCTCGGTTGCGCGTGTTCGCACCGGAAGCACTGCGGGCAGGGCGGATTGCGCCCGCCGGTCGGCAGGCGGGGAGGCCTGTCCCGCCCGAGCCCTCTGCGGTGCCCCAGCCCAGGCCTGCCGACAGCGCGGACGAGGGGGCGGGCTCGACAGCGAAATGA
- a CDS encoding LCP family protein, with translation MSEWPEGRNGRPDERYGRGSASPRPESARAMPHVRRRPAPPQSPPHIPAQQGQGYDSHGEAPGYDSGYNTGQVYGGGQRGGGQGGGHGGGGFGGDGGYVRPRPAPNWGRRLKVGTLTLVVALLAVSIGTYFWADGKLKREVDLSKVIERPSEGDGTNYLIVGSDSREGMTAEDKKKLHTGSAEGKRTDSMMILHDGSNGPTMISLPRDSNVEIPSFVGSESGKKFAGTGRTTKLNAAYAEDGPELLVRTVEFNTGLRIDHYVEIGFGGFANIVDAIGGVEMDIPKAFKDKKSGADFQAGKQTLNGEQSLAFVRTRYAFAGSDLDRTKNQQKFLAALASQTATPSTVLNPFKLYPTMGAGLDTLIVDKDMSLWSLGNMFFAMKGVTGGEGKSMNIPLSGQSVNGNLVWDKDQVKKLVEQLKNDEPVTVKGS, from the coding sequence ATGAGCGAATGGCCCGAAGGACGGAACGGCCGACCCGACGAGCGCTACGGGCGGGGCAGTGCGAGCCCGCGGCCCGAGAGCGCCCGCGCCATGCCGCACGTCCGGCGGCGCCCCGCGCCGCCACAGTCCCCGCCCCACATCCCAGCGCAGCAGGGTCAGGGGTACGACAGTCACGGCGAGGCACCCGGCTACGACAGCGGCTACAACACGGGCCAGGTCTACGGAGGCGGCCAGCGCGGCGGCGGCCAGGGCGGTGGTCACGGCGGTGGCGGCTTCGGCGGCGACGGCGGCTACGTCCGGCCCCGCCCCGCCCCGAACTGGGGCCGGCGCCTCAAGGTCGGCACCCTGACGCTCGTGGTCGCGCTGCTCGCGGTCTCCATCGGCACGTACTTCTGGGCCGACGGCAAGCTCAAGCGCGAGGTGGACCTCTCCAAGGTCATCGAGCGCCCCTCCGAGGGCGACGGCACGAACTACCTCATCGTCGGCTCCGACAGCCGTGAGGGCATGACGGCCGAGGACAAGAAGAAGCTGCACACCGGCTCCGCCGAGGGCAAGCGGACCGACTCGATGATGATCCTGCACGACGGGTCCAACGGCCCGACGATGATCTCCCTGCCCCGCGACTCCAACGTGGAGATCCCCTCGTTCGTCGGCTCCGAGTCCGGCAAGAAGTTCGCGGGCACGGGCCGGACGACGAAGCTGAACGCCGCGTACGCCGAGGACGGCCCGGAGCTGCTGGTCCGCACGGTCGAGTTCAACACCGGACTGCGCATCGACCACTACGTCGAGATCGGCTTCGGCGGCTTCGCCAACATCGTGGACGCCATCGGCGGCGTCGAGATGGACATCCCGAAGGCCTTCAAGGACAAGAAGTCCGGCGCCGACTTCCAGGCGGGCAAGCAGACGCTGAACGGTGAGCAGTCCCTCGCCTTCGTCCGCACCCGGTACGCCTTCGCGGGCAGCGACCTGGACCGCACGAAGAACCAGCAGAAGTTCCTCGCGGCCCTGGCCTCCCAGACGGCGACCCCCTCGACGGTCCTCAACCCGTTCAAGCTGTACCCGACCATGGGCGCGGGCCTGGACACACTGATCGTGGACAAGGACATGTCGCTCTGGTCCCTCGGCAACATGTTCTTCGCGATGAAGGGCGTCACGGGCGGCGAGGGCAAGTCGATGAACATCCCGCTCTCCGGCCAGAGCGTGAACGGCAACCTGGTCTGGGACAAGGACCAGGTCAAGAAGCTCGTGGAGCAGCTCAAGAACGACGAGCCGGTGACGGTCAAGGGCAGCTGA
- a CDS encoding acyl-CoA thioesterase — MTDQPQPPEGEIPAKPTSASRTTLSHIMTGNDTNLLGTVHGGVIMKLVDDAAGAVAGRHSGGPAVTASMDEMVFLEPVRVGDLVHVRAQVNWTGRSSMEVGVRVMAERWNESTPAQQVGSAYLVFAAVDEDGKPRQVPQVVPETERDKRRYQEAQIRRTHRLARRRAIKELREQRVAEGIGD, encoded by the coding sequence ATGACAGATCAGCCCCAGCCACCGGAGGGTGAGATTCCGGCCAAGCCGACCTCGGCCTCCCGGACCACCCTCAGCCACATCATGACCGGCAACGACACCAATCTCCTGGGTACGGTGCACGGCGGCGTGATCATGAAGCTGGTCGACGACGCGGCCGGGGCGGTCGCGGGCCGGCACTCCGGCGGCCCGGCCGTGACGGCCTCGATGGACGAGATGGTCTTCCTGGAGCCGGTCCGCGTCGGTGACCTTGTTCACGTCCGGGCCCAGGTGAACTGGACCGGCCGCTCCTCCATGGAGGTCGGCGTCCGCGTCATGGCGGAACGGTGGAACGAGTCGACCCCGGCCCAGCAGGTCGGCAGCGCCTACCTGGTGTTCGCGGCGGTCGACGAGGACGGCAAACCGCGGCAGGTGCCGCAGGTCGTGCCGGAGACGGAGCGCGACAAGCGGCGCTACCAGGAGGCGCAGATCCGGCGCACCCACCGTCTCGCCAGGCGGCGTGCGATCAAGGAGCTGCGGGAACAGCGCGTTGCCGAGGGCATCGGCGACTGA
- a CDS encoding LCP family protein has translation MDGNSRGRADEIDPADQWVLNRRTGNYELRLNHSGTESSDPSRARDRSGSRRESSSRRGEVPAQRSRRQTGRGQQPPPGSPGRRPVPSRRKKALLWTGGVTAFVLVAGSTGAYALYQKFDGNLDTVDVGDAGSKSVAADGPLDILVIGTDRRTGEGNEGYGDKGSSGHADTNILFHVSADRTNATAMSIPRDLITDIPDCTTKQADGSGKVVPGTRNVRFNVSLGQEGRDPGCTMRTVKKITGLSVDHFMMVDFNAVKTLSTAVGGVKVCLDKAVKDPDSHLDLPAGESTVEGEDALAFVRTRHSFGNQSDLDRIKVQQQFIGSMIRQMKSDDTLTDPGKLFELADAATKALTVDSGIGSIKKLTSLAQELGRIDTKNITFVTLPVKDNPAEPTPVTVVVEPQKAAQLFAMMRSDTSLTEVKKKEKAAESKQQAVLEGSRAAAAGIRVDVLNGGDITGAAGATVEWLRSEHGVTRSTNKANAPAKIDTTTLAYTPGQADQARALADIMGLPATALKQGASDAEGLQAMVLTLGADFEGAGVPVTGPAKAPEDMQRADADKAVCAK, from the coding sequence GTGGACGGGAATAGCCGTGGGCGGGCGGACGAAATCGATCCCGCCGACCAGTGGGTGCTCAACCGGCGGACCGGCAATTACGAATTGCGACTGAACCACTCCGGAACAGAGTCGTCGGACCCTTCGCGTGCACGGGACCGCTCCGGCAGCCGGAGGGAATCCTCTTCGCGCCGCGGTGAGGTGCCCGCCCAGCGGAGCCGCAGGCAGACGGGGCGCGGCCAGCAGCCGCCGCCCGGCAGCCCGGGCCGCAGGCCGGTCCCGTCGCGGCGGAAGAAGGCCCTGCTGTGGACCGGCGGGGTCACGGCCTTCGTGCTCGTGGCCGGATCGACGGGCGCCTACGCGCTCTACCAGAAGTTCGACGGCAACCTGGACACCGTCGACGTCGGTGACGCGGGCAGCAAGAGCGTCGCCGCCGACGGACCGCTCGACATCCTGGTCATCGGCACGGACAGGCGGACCGGCGAGGGCAACGAGGGCTACGGCGACAAGGGCAGCTCGGGCCACGCCGACACCAACATCCTGTTCCACGTCTCCGCCGACCGGACCAACGCGACGGCGATGAGCATCCCCAGGGACCTGATAACGGACATCCCGGACTGCACCACCAAGCAGGCGGACGGTTCCGGGAAGGTCGTACCCGGCACGCGGAACGTGCGCTTCAACGTCAGCCTCGGCCAGGAGGGGCGCGACCCGGGCTGCACCATGCGGACGGTCAAGAAGATCACCGGCCTGTCGGTGGACCACTTCATGATGGTCGACTTCAACGCGGTGAAGACCCTCTCCACGGCCGTCGGCGGGGTCAAGGTCTGCCTGGACAAGGCGGTCAAGGACCCGGACTCGCACCTCGACCTGCCGGCGGGCGAGTCCACGGTCGAGGGCGAGGACGCGCTGGCCTTCGTCCGCACCCGGCACAGCTTCGGGAACCAGAGCGACCTCGACCGGATCAAGGTCCAGCAGCAGTTCATCGGCTCGATGATCCGTCAGATGAAGTCCGACGACACGCTCACCGACCCGGGCAAGCTCTTCGAGCTCGCCGACGCGGCGACCAAGGCGCTGACCGTGGACTCCGGGATCGGGTCGATCAAGAAGCTGACCTCGCTCGCCCAGGAGCTGGGCAGGATCGACACGAAGAACATCACCTTCGTCACCCTGCCGGTGAAGGACAACCCGGCCGAGCCGACACCGGTCACCGTGGTCGTCGAGCCGCAGAAGGCCGCACAGCTGTTCGCCATGATGCGCTCCGACACCTCACTCACCGAGGTGAAGAAGAAGGAGAAGGCGGCCGAGAGCAAGCAGCAGGCGGTCCTCGAGGGCAGCAGGGCCGCCGCGGCCGGCATACGCGTCGACGTCCTCAACGGCGGGGACATCACCGGCGCGGCGGGCGCGACCGTCGAATGGCTGCGGAGCGAGCACGGTGTCACACGGTCCACGAACAAGGCGAACGCCCCGGCGAAGATCGACACCACGACGCTGGCGTACACGCCCGGCCAGGCGGACCAGGCCCGCGCGCTCGCGGACATCATGGGCCTGCCCGCCACCGCACTCAAGCAGGGAGCATCCGACGCCGAAGGCTTGCAGGCGATGGTGCTGACCCTGGGAGCGGACTTCGAAGGGGCGGGAGTCCCTGTCACGGGTCCGGCGAAGGCGCCGGAGGACATGCAGAGGGCCGACGCCGACAAGGCGGTATGCGCGAAGTGA
- a CDS encoding LCP family protein — MDADVSDSPGTPAEPDRPDHPAGGEPAEGSGDASGPAPQDGTSAGPPDASATGDTAEEAGGTDDASGPGGSGDGPAPGTWGERPGRGPQDGRRHWLRWTALAASFLVLVAAGVGWWLYKKLDGNITTDTSAAAELKAYEKDRPQPIARNAQNILLIGSDTRSGDNSAYGRDDGGSQRSDTTILLHLAADRGSATAVSIPRDLMTRIPSCHTDEGKATEEQFAQFNWAFELGGTACTIRTVEKMTGVRVDHHMVVDFNGFKDMVDAVDGVEVCLKEPVDDADAHLKLPAGRQELDGEDALGYVRARKSIGNGSDTERMDRQQKFLGALVNKMQSNGVLLNPTRLYPVLDAATKSLTTDPGLDSLRDLYDLVRGMRNVPTEKVQFLTVPRTEYRADPNRDELVQPDANQLFTRLRKDEPVAVVPADKAGSADSQADHSSEKDPSGREPGGTSGSPTPAPTYSGSNAADDPCGS, encoded by the coding sequence ATGGACGCAGACGTGAGCGACAGCCCCGGCACCCCGGCCGAACCGGACCGCCCGGACCACCCGGCCGGGGGCGAGCCGGCCGAGGGGTCGGGGGACGCGTCCGGTCCGGCCCCCCAGGACGGGACGTCCGCCGGGCCCCCCGACGCCTCCGCGACGGGGGACACCGCCGAGGAAGCGGGCGGGACCGACGACGCTTCGGGGCCGGGCGGGAGCGGTGACGGGCCTGCCCCCGGGACCTGGGGTGAACGGCCCGGGCGCGGGCCGCAGGACGGCAGACGCCACTGGCTCCGCTGGACCGCCCTCGCCGCCTCGTTCCTCGTCCTGGTCGCCGCAGGGGTCGGCTGGTGGCTGTACAAGAAGCTCGACGGCAACATCACGACCGACACGAGCGCGGCCGCCGAGCTCAAGGCGTACGAGAAGGACCGCCCGCAGCCGATCGCGCGGAACGCCCAGAACATCCTGCTCATCGGCTCCGACACCCGCTCCGGCGACAACAGCGCGTACGGGCGCGACGACGGCGGCAGCCAGCGTTCGGACACCACGATCCTGCTGCACCTCGCCGCGGACCGCGGGAGCGCGACGGCGGTGTCGATCCCGCGCGACCTGATGACCCGGATCCCCAGCTGCCACACGGACGAAGGCAAGGCGACCGAGGAGCAGTTCGCCCAGTTCAACTGGGCCTTCGAGCTCGGTGGCACGGCCTGCACGATCCGTACGGTCGAGAAGATGACCGGCGTCCGCGTCGACCACCACATGGTGGTCGACTTCAACGGCTTCAAGGACATGGTCGACGCCGTGGACGGTGTCGAGGTCTGCCTCAAGGAGCCGGTCGACGACGCCGATGCCCACCTCAAGCTCCCCGCGGGCCGTCAGGAGCTCGACGGGGAGGACGCCCTGGGATACGTCAGGGCCCGTAAGTCGATCGGCAACGGCAGCGACACCGAACGCATGGACCGTCAGCAGAAGTTCCTGGGTGCGCTGGTCAACAAGATGCAGAGCAACGGGGTGCTGCTGAACCCGACGCGGCTCTACCCGGTGCTGGACGCGGCGACCAAGTCGCTCACCACGGACCCGGGCCTGGACTCGCTGAGGGACCTGTACGACCTGGTGCGCGGAATGCGGAACGTGCCGACGGAGAAGGTGCAGTTCCTGACCGTCCCCCGGACCGAGTACCGCGCCGACCCGAACCGCGACGAGCTCGTACAGCCCGACGCGAACCAGCTGTTCACGCGGTTGCGCAAGGACGAACCCGTCGCCGTGGTCCCCGCCGACAAAGCCGGTTCAGCGGATTCACAGGCGGACCACAGCTCCGAGAAGGATCCGTCGGGCCGGGAGCCCGGCGGTACGAGCGGGAGCCCGACCCCCGCCCCCACCTATTCGGGGTCGAATGCCGCGGACGACCCGTGCGGCTCGTAA
- a CDS encoding TIGR03089 family protein: MNASDRTPADLLRSALAADPARPLVTFYDDATGERVELSVATFANWVAKTANLLQGDLAAEPGDRLALLLPAHWQSAVWLLACSSVGVVAEVQGDPAGADLVVSGPDTLDRARACRGERIALALRPLGGRFPQPPEGFADYAVEVPGQGDRFAPYAPVDPAAPALTVGGVGLTADQLVSRARADAAELGLGPGSRLLTGRTYDTWEGLSAGLFAPLAAGGSVVLCRHLDRLDADGLAKRAESERITGTAV, encoded by the coding sequence ATGAACGCCAGTGATCGCACCCCCGCCGACCTGCTGCGATCCGCGCTCGCCGCGGACCCCGCCCGACCTCTGGTCACTTTCTACGACGACGCAACCGGAGAGCGCGTCGAACTGTCGGTGGCCACCTTCGCCAATTGGGTGGCGAAGACCGCCAACCTGCTCCAGGGCGACCTGGCCGCGGAGCCGGGTGACCGGCTCGCTCTGCTGCTCCCCGCTCACTGGCAGTCGGCCGTCTGGCTGCTCGCCTGTTCGTCGGTGGGTGTCGTCGCCGAGGTACAGGGCGACCCGGCCGGCGCCGATCTGGTCGTCAGCGGACCGGACACGCTCGACCGGGCCCGCGCCTGCCGGGGCGAGCGCATCGCCCTGGCCCTGCGCCCGCTGGGCGGCCGCTTCCCGCAGCCTCCCGAGGGGTTCGCGGACTACGCGGTGGAGGTCCCCGGCCAGGGCGACCGCTTCGCCCCGTACGCCCCGGTGGATCCGGCGGCCCCCGCGCTGACCGTGGGCGGGGTGGGCCTGACGGCGGACCAGCTGGTCTCGCGGGCCCGCGCGGACGCGGCGGAGCTGGGACTCGGCCCGGGGTCCAGGCTGCTGACGGGACGTACGTACGACACCTGGGAAGGACTGTCCGCCGGCCTCTTCGCGCCGTTGGCGGCCGGGGGCTCCGTGGTCCTGTGCCGTCACTTGGACCGACTGGACGCGGACGGGCTGGCCAAGCGCGCCGAAAGCGAGCGGATCACCGGTACAGCGGTATGA
- a CDS encoding N-acetylmuramoyl-L-alanine amidase: MRALLATSIGVTCATALTLPLAAPAPAAPAHARAPVAQTPAAAPGEPAGSTQSLPLRPLGALPRATGEPTESMHPDSARGLLRRDAHRFSLVGVVWDDADAELHGTVQVRTRAAGTTQWSGWQSLETHNTDHGADAGSPERESGTVRGSTAPLWVGDSDGVEVRVRSENAGPRSGPVDSAPLPAGLQVELVDPGDDPVQPRAEATPATGTPSAGIATPATAAQPGALPDGAGLTAAAAESSAVNADLAPPGAAEIPALSKAESEEQAVVAAGAKPFVGPRPRIVTRKGWGADESLRERAFAYTSTVKAAFIHHSATGNNYTCAQAPSVLRSIYRYHVKSSGWRDFGYNFAVDKCGNIYEGRAGGVTKAVLGAHTLGFNTNSMGIAVLGSYSSKNPPAAAVTAIAKLTAWKLGLFGRNPKGKVTLVSGGSGKYKKGAKAKLNVISGHRDGFATECPGIRLYKKLGTARTSSAKLQGR; the protein is encoded by the coding sequence ATGCGTGCACTTCTTGCAACCTCGATCGGCGTAACCTGCGCGACGGCGCTCACCCTTCCGCTCGCCGCGCCCGCCCCCGCCGCCCCTGCCCACGCCCGGGCCCCGGTCGCACAGACGCCCGCGGCAGCTCCCGGAGAACCCGCGGGTTCGACCCAGTCACTGCCCCTGCGGCCGCTCGGCGCACTCCCGCGGGCCACCGGTGAACCCACCGAGTCCATGCACCCCGACTCCGCACGGGGGCTCCTGCGCCGCGACGCCCACCGCTTCTCCCTCGTCGGCGTGGTCTGGGACGACGCCGACGCCGAACTCCACGGCACCGTCCAGGTCCGCACCCGCGCGGCCGGCACCACCCAGTGGTCCGGCTGGCAGTCCCTCGAGACCCACAACACCGACCACGGCGCCGACGCGGGCAGCCCCGAGCGCGAGTCCGGCACGGTGCGCGGTTCCACCGCCCCCCTCTGGGTCGGAGACTCGGACGGCGTCGAGGTGCGCGTCCGTTCCGAGAACGCCGGACCGCGAAGCGGTCCCGTGGACTCCGCCCCTCTTCCGGCCGGCCTCCAGGTGGAGCTCGTCGACCCGGGCGACGACCCGGTACAGCCGCGAGCCGAGGCCACCCCCGCCACAGGTACCCCGTCGGCGGGCATCGCGACGCCCGCCACGGCGGCCCAGCCGGGAGCGCTCCCGGACGGCGCCGGACTCACCGCGGCCGCTGCCGAGAGCTCCGCGGTGAACGCCGACCTCGCGCCGCCGGGCGCCGCCGAGATCCCCGCCCTGAGCAAGGCCGAGTCGGAGGAGCAGGCGGTCGTCGCGGCGGGCGCCAAGCCGTTCGTGGGACCGCGCCCGCGCATCGTCACCCGCAAGGGCTGGGGTGCCGACGAGAGCCTGCGCGAGCGCGCCTTCGCCTACACCTCGACCGTCAAGGCCGCGTTCATCCATCACAGCGCCACCGGCAACAACTACACCTGCGCCCAGGCGCCCTCCGTCCTGCGCAGTATCTACCGCTACCACGTCAAGAGCAGCGGCTGGCGGGACTTCGGCTACAACTTCGCCGTCGACAAGTGCGGGAACATCTACGAAGGCCGCGCCGGAGGTGTGACGAAGGCGGTCCTCGGGGCCCACACCCTCGGTTTCAACACCAACAGCATGGGCATCGCGGTACTCGGGTCGTACAGCTCGAAGAACCCGCCCGCCGCGGCGGTCACCGCCATCGCCAAGCTCACCGCCTGGAAGCTCGGTCTGTTCGGCCGCAACCCCAAGGGCAAGGTCACGCTTGTCTCCGGCGGCAGCGGTAAGTACAAGAAGGGTGCGAAGGCCAAACTCAACGTCATCTCCGGGCACCGCGACGGGTTCGCAACCGAATGCCCTGGAATCCGTCTCTACAAGAAGCTCGGCACGGCCCGGACCAGTTCGGCGAAGCTGCAGGGCCGCTGA
- a CDS encoding NDP-sugar synthase, with protein sequence MTEAREAILLVGGKGTRLRPLTVHTPKPMVPAAGVPFLTHQLARARAAGVEHIVLATSYLAEVFEPYFGDGSSLGLSIEYVTEDEPLGTGGAIRNVASRLASGPDEPVIVFNGDILTGLDIRALVAAHATSGADVSLHLTRVEDPRAFGLVPTDDTGRVTAFLEKPQTPEEIVTDQINAGAYVFRRSVIDTIPAGRPVSVERETFPGLLDSGAHLQGMVDSTYWLDLGTPQAFVRGSADLVLGRAPSPAVPGRCGDRLVLPTASVAADAKLTGGTVVGEGALIGEGARITGSTVLDGAVVEPGAVVTDSLVGAGARIGSRSVLTGAVIGDGAHVGADNELRDGIRIWCGAVLPDASVRFSSDQ encoded by the coding sequence GTGACAGAGGCAAGAGAAGCGATCCTCCTGGTCGGTGGCAAGGGCACCCGGCTGCGTCCGCTCACGGTGCACACCCCCAAGCCGATGGTTCCGGCGGCGGGCGTGCCGTTCCTCACGCACCAGCTGGCGCGTGCGAGGGCCGCCGGGGTGGAGCACATCGTGCTCGCGACGTCCTACCTCGCGGAGGTGTTCGAGCCGTACTTCGGTGACGGCTCGTCGCTCGGCCTCTCGATCGAGTACGTCACCGAGGACGAACCCCTCGGCACCGGCGGTGCCATCCGGAACGTGGCGTCGCGGCTGGCCTCGGGCCCGGACGAACCCGTCATCGTGTTCAACGGTGACATCCTCACGGGCCTCGACATCCGGGCCCTGGTCGCGGCGCACGCCACCTCCGGGGCGGACGTCTCCCTGCACCTCACCAGGGTGGAGGACCCGCGTGCCTTCGGTCTCGTGCCGACCGACGACACGGGCCGGGTGACGGCCTTCCTGGAGAAGCCGCAGACACCCGAGGAGATAGTCACCGACCAGATCAACGCGGGGGCGTACGTCTTCCGACGGTCGGTCATCGACACGATCCCGGCCGGCCGGCCGGTCTCCGTGGAGCGGGAGACATTCCCCGGGCTGCTGGACTCCGGAGCCCATCTCCAGGGCATGGTGGACTCCACGTACTGGCTGGACCTCGGCACCCCGCAGGCGTTCGTCCGCGGCTCGGCCGACCTTGTCCTCGGCCGGGCACCGTCCCCCGCGGTCCCCGGCCGCTGCGGCGACCGGCTCGTCCTGCCCACCGCGTCCGTCGCCGCCGACGCCAAGCTCACCGGCGGCACGGTCGTCGGCGAGGGCGCGCTGATCGGGGAGGGCGCCAGGATCACCGGATCCACCGTGCTGGACGGCGCCGTCGTCGAACCCGGCGCGGTGGTCACGGACTCGCTGGTCGGCGCGGGGGCCCGGATCGGCAGCCGTTCGGTCCTCACCGGCGCGGTCATCGGTGACGGCGCCCACGTCGGCGCCGACAACGAACTGCGTGACGGGATCCGGATCTGGTGCGGCGCGGTCCTGCCGGACGCCTCGGTCCGCTTCTCGTCCGACCAGTGA